The Hyphomicrobiales bacterium genome has a window encoding:
- a CDS encoding putative spermidine/putrescine transport system permease protein (Evidence 3 : Putative function from multiple computational evidences), with translation MSQAVPARTTPYWMTGPALAVFLGLVIIPLGMTVLLAFYDWGQYKGIVAEFTLKNFREIFSDSYFLEVFLRTLRIAVLVTLFAILIGVPEAYILNRMSPAWRGICLLAIIGPLLVSVVARTLGWALLLGSNGLVNRGLMALGLIGQPLEFMFTETGVVIALVHVLIPFMILAVWASLQRLDPQIENAALSLGAGRLTIWRRVILPQIVPGILSGSIIVFALAASAFASPAIIGGRRLKVAATLAYDEFLNTLNWPLGAAVAVLLLAALVILTVGANRLVERRYAQVFE, from the coding sequence ATGAGCCAGGCCGTCCCCGCCCGCACGACGCCCTACTGGATGACGGGTCCGGCACTCGCCGTCTTCCTCGGCCTCGTCATCATCCCGCTCGGCATGACGGTGCTGCTCGCCTTCTACGATTGGGGCCAATACAAGGGCATCGTCGCCGAGTTCACGCTGAAGAATTTCCGCGAAATCTTCAGCGACAGCTATTTCCTCGAAGTCTTCCTACGCACCCTGCGCATCGCGGTTCTGGTGACGCTGTTCGCCATCCTGATCGGCGTGCCCGAGGCCTATATCCTCAACCGCATGTCGCCGGCCTGGCGCGGCATCTGCCTGCTCGCGATCATCGGGCCGCTTCTGGTCTCGGTGGTGGCGCGCACGCTCGGCTGGGCGCTGCTACTCGGCTCGAACGGGCTGGTCAACCGAGGGCTGATGGCGCTCGGGCTCATCGGCCAGCCGCTCGAATTCATGTTCACTGAGACCGGCGTGGTGATCGCGCTCGTCCATGTGCTCATCCCCTTCATGATCCTCGCGGTCTGGGCCTCGCTGCAGCGGCTCGATCCGCAGATCGAGAACGCGGCGCTCTCGCTCGGCGCCGGCCGCCTGACGATCTGGCGGCGCGTGATCCTACCTCAGATCGTGCCGGGCATCCTCTCGGGCTCGATCATCGTCTTCGCGCTAGCGGCGAGCGCTTTCGCCTCGCCCGCGATCATCGGCGGCCGGCGGCTCAAGGTCGCGGCGACGCTGGCCTATGACGAGTTCCTGAACACGCTGAACTGGCCGCTCGGCGCCGCCGTCGCCGTCCTGCTGCTGGCCGCCCTGGTCATCCTCACTGTCGGCGCCAACCGGCTGGTCGAGCGCCGCTATGCACAGGTGTTCGAATGA
- a CDS encoding ABC transporter permease, which translates to MSRNGPFAILFHALFIVFMLAPLVVVCLVAFTPEGYLSLPGKVWSLRWFKAILDYPEFLRAFRDSLWLAALSSTVAIGLAVPAALAIARYRFPGREAMTALFMSPLMVPHVVLGIAFLRFFTQIGLSGTFLGLVLSHIIVIIPFALRLVLAASYGIDRRIEHAAISLGASPAVVFRRVTLPLILPGVVSGWLLAAINSFDEVTMTVFIASPATTTLPVRMFLYIQDNIDPLIAAVSACLIALTAILLMALDRLFGLDRLFVGTGKG; encoded by the coding sequence ATGAGCCGCAACGGTCCCTTTGCCATCCTGTTCCATGCGCTCTTCATCGTCTTCATGCTGGCGCCGCTGGTGGTGGTCTGCCTCGTCGCCTTCACGCCGGAGGGCTATCTCTCGCTCCCCGGCAAGGTCTGGAGCCTGCGCTGGTTCAAGGCGATCCTGGATTATCCCGAATTCCTGCGCGCCTTCCGCGACTCGCTCTGGCTGGCCGCGCTGTCCTCGACGGTCGCGATCGGGCTTGCCGTGCCGGCCGCGCTCGCCATTGCCCGCTATCGCTTCCCCGGCCGCGAGGCGATGACGGCGCTGTTCATGTCGCCGCTGATGGTGCCGCATGTCGTGCTGGGCATCGCCTTCCTGCGCTTCTTCACGCAGATCGGCCTCTCCGGGACCTTTCTCGGGCTGGTGCTGAGCCATATCATCGTGATCATTCCCTTCGCGCTGCGCCTCGTGCTCGCCGCCTCCTATGGCATCGACCGGCGCATCGAGCATGCCGCCATCTCGCTCGGCGCGAGCCCTGCCGTGGTCTTCCGGCGGGTGACGCTGCCGCTGATCTTGCCCGGCGTCGTCTCGGGCTGGCTGCTCGCCGCGATCAATTCCTTCGACGAGGTGACGATGACCGTCTTCATCGCCTCGCCGGCAACCACCACGCTGCCCGTCCGGATGTTCCTCTACATCCAGGACAATATCGACCCGCTCATCGCAGCCGTCTCCGCCTGCCTGATCGCCCTGACCGCCATCCTGCTGATGGCGCTCGACAGGCTCTTCGGACTCGACCGGCTGTTCGTCGGAACCGGAAAAGGCTGA
- the ooxB gene encoding Opine oxidase subunit B: protein MPIPPKEPDVAVIGGGVVGGAIALGLARNGAKVAILDEGDTAFRASRGNFALVWVQSKGFGMPDYALWSRRSADSWHELAASLAGETGIDVAHSQPGGFMLCLSEEELDKRVDAMRRLHNSRPLTDFPYEVLDHAETKRCLPAIGKDVVGSLYSPLDGHVNSLKLFRALREATVRRGVDYRPNSPVESIVPKDGGFAITGPWGEMRAGKVVLCAGLGNARLAPMVGLDAPVKPSKGQIIVTEKTEPFLHNPMVTVRQTDEGGVMIGDSQEDRGFDTVVGQPILSTMAERAVKMFPRLAGLNVVRTWSALRVMSPDGFPIYDQSESHPGAFVVTCHSGVTLAANHVLTLAPAILAGTLPESVASFTARRFHVPAHS, encoded by the coding sequence GTGCCCATTCCTCCCAAAGAACCCGATGTCGCCGTGATCGGCGGCGGCGTGGTCGGCGGCGCCATTGCGCTCGGCCTCGCCCGCAACGGCGCCAAGGTCGCGATCCTCGATGAAGGCGATACAGCCTTCCGGGCCTCGCGCGGCAATTTCGCGCTGGTCTGGGTGCAGTCCAAGGGCTTCGGCATGCCCGATTACGCGCTCTGGTCGCGCCGCTCCGCCGATAGCTGGCACGAGCTCGCCGCTTCGCTCGCCGGCGAGACCGGGATCGATGTCGCCCATAGCCAGCCGGGCGGCTTCATGCTCTGCCTGTCGGAGGAGGAGCTCGACAAGCGCGTCGACGCCATGCGCCGCCTCCATAACAGCCGGCCGCTCACCGACTTCCCTTATGAAGTGCTCGACCATGCCGAGACCAAGCGGTGCCTGCCCGCCATCGGAAAGGACGTGGTCGGCTCGCTCTATTCCCCGCTCGACGGCCATGTGAATTCGCTGAAGCTGTTCCGGGCGCTGCGCGAGGCGACGGTCCGGCGTGGCGTCGACTATCGCCCGAACAGCCCGGTCGAGAGCATCGTGCCGAAGGATGGCGGCTTCGCCATCACCGGCCCCTGGGGCGAGATGCGCGCCGGCAAGGTCGTGCTCTGCGCCGGGCTCGGCAATGCGCGGCTCGCGCCGATGGTCGGGCTCGATGCTCCGGTGAAACCGAGCAAGGGCCAGATCATCGTCACCGAGAAGACCGAACCCTTCCTGCACAATCCGATGGTCACGGTGCGCCAGACCGACGAAGGCGGCGTGATGATCGGCGACAGCCAGGAGGATCGCGGCTTCGATACCGTCGTCGGCCAGCCGATTCTCTCGACCATGGCGGAGCGGGCCGTGAAGATGTTCCCGCGCCTTGCCGGCCTCAATGTCGTCCGCACCTGGTCGGCGCTGCGCGTGATGAGCCCCGACGGCTTCCCGATCTACGACCAGTCCGAAAGCCATCCCGGCGCCTTCGTCGTCACCTGCCATTCCGGCGTGACGCTCGCCGCCAACCATGTCCTGACGCTCGCGCCCGCGATCCTCGCCGGCACCTTGCCGGAGAGCGTCGCGAGCTTCACCGCACGGAGGTTCCATGTTCCGGCCCATAGCTGA
- a CDS encoding (2Fe-2S)-binding protein yields the protein MFRPIADLAASGELSFTFDGRPLTARAGDTVAAALLTNGITACRETPVSDTPRAPYCLMGVCFDCLVVIDGIGNRQGCLVPLVEGMRIETQHGRRHLTEAAE from the coding sequence ATGTTCCGGCCCATAGCTGACCTTGCTGCGAGCGGGGAGCTGAGCTTCACCTTCGACGGCCGGCCGCTGACGGCACGCGCGGGCGACACCGTCGCCGCCGCCCTGCTCACCAACGGCATCACCGCCTGCCGCGAGACACCGGTCTCCGACACGCCGCGCGCGCCTTATTGCCTGATGGGGGTCTGCTTCGACTGCCTCGTCGTCATCGACGGCATCGGCAACCGGCAGGGCTGCCTCGTGCCGCTCGTCGAGGGCATGCGCATCGAGACCCAGCATGGCCGCCGCCATCTCACGGAGGCCGCGGAATGA
- the ooxA gene encoding Opine oxidase subunit A: MTPIASIEQLAETYDLLVVGAGPAGLSAAARAAELGLSVLLTDENPAPGGQIYRAVTTTPVKNRAILGEDYWRGADIVARFGRSQAAYAPRCTVWSIGPDETAPGTFELGLSLDGKARIIGARQVILATGAQERPFPIPGWTLPGVMTAGAAQIALKSAGAIPAGRTVIAGCGPLLYLLAGQLAAAGCQIAAVLDTTPSANWSKALGHLPDFLRSPYLAKGLKLMAAARRKLRFVSGVTGLTATGDGKLGSVQFEQGGRTGTIACDTLLLHQGVIPSVNFSNAAGCAHDFDVEQHAWVPRVDAWFASTVPGIAIAGDGAGIGGAESAALRGEIAAFGTASRLGKLNESERDRQAAPIRSELEKKLRGRRFLDLLYKPAPQFLAPPKDETIICRCEEVTAGQVRDAARRLGVTGPNQMKAFLRCGMGPCQGRLCGPTVVELIAETRGTTPAETGYYRLRPPIKPVTLAELAALPQTEASVKAVVR; the protein is encoded by the coding sequence ATGACTCCGATCGCCAGCATCGAACAGCTTGCCGAAACCTATGACCTCCTCGTCGTCGGTGCAGGCCCGGCCGGTCTCTCCGCCGCCGCGCGTGCCGCCGAGCTCGGCCTCTCCGTCCTGCTCACCGACGAGAATCCGGCGCCGGGCGGCCAGATCTACCGCGCGGTGACCACGACGCCGGTCAAGAACCGCGCCATCCTCGGCGAGGACTATTGGCGCGGCGCGGATATCGTCGCGCGCTTCGGGCGCTCGCAAGCCGCTTATGCCCCGCGCTGCACCGTCTGGTCGATCGGCCCCGACGAGACCGCGCCCGGCACCTTCGAACTCGGCCTCTCGCTCGACGGCAAGGCCCGCATCATCGGCGCCAGGCAAGTGATCCTCGCCACCGGCGCGCAGGAGCGGCCCTTCCCGATCCCCGGCTGGACCTTGCCCGGCGTGATGACGGCGGGCGCCGCCCAGATCGCCCTCAAATCCGCCGGCGCCATTCCGGCAGGGCGCACGGTCATCGCCGGCTGTGGCCCCCTGCTCTACCTGCTGGCAGGCCAGCTCGCGGCAGCCGGCTGCCAGATCGCCGCCGTGCTCGACACGACGCCATCCGCCAACTGGTCGAAGGCGCTTGGCCATCTGCCGGACTTCCTGCGCTCGCCCTATCTCGCCAAGGGCCTCAAGCTGATGGCGGCGGCGCGGCGCAAGCTGCGCTTCGTCTCCGGCGTGACCGGGCTGACGGCGACCGGCGACGGAAAGCTCGGCTCGGTCCAGTTCGAACAGGGCGGCCGGACCGGCACCATCGCCTGCGACACGCTGCTGCTGCATCAGGGCGTGATCCCGAGCGTCAACTTCTCCAATGCCGCCGGCTGCGCCCATGATTTCGACGTGGAGCAGCATGCCTGGGTGCCGCGCGTGGATGCCTGGTTCGCCTCGACCGTGCCCGGCATCGCCATCGCCGGTGACGGCGCCGGCATCGGCGGCGCGGAAAGCGCCGCCCTGCGCGGCGAGATCGCGGCCTTTGGCACCGCGTCGCGGCTCGGCAAGCTCAACGAATCCGAGCGCGACCGGCAAGCGGCACCGATCCGCAGCGAGCTTGAAAAGAAACTGCGCGGCCGGCGCTTCCTCGACCTGCTCTACAAGCCGGCGCCGCAATTCCTGGCGCCGCCCAAGGACGAGACCATCATTTGCCGCTGCGAGGAGGTCACGGCCGGTCAGGTCCGCGACGCAGCGAGACGCCTCGGCGTCACCGGCCCCAACCAGATGAAGGCCTTCCTGCGTTGCGGCATGGGCCCCTGCCAGGGCCGTCTCTGTGGCCCGACCGTGGTCGAATTGATCGCCGAAACGCGCGGCACCACCCCGGCCGAGACCGGCTACTACCGCCTGCGCCCGCCGATCAAGCCGGTGACGCTGGCCGAGTTGGCCGCCCTGCCACAGACCGAGGCCTCGGTGAAGGCGGTCGTGCGATGA
- a CDS encoding Glycine/D-amino acid oxidase-like deaminating enzyme translates to MSGDGRSADVIVIGGGIHGCSTALHCAMRGLSVILIEKDHAGRHASGVNAGGVRQLARHVAEIPLSNASMVLWHNIAELVDDDCGFTSDGQILVAEDEADLEGCRARVADLTLRGFHHEELIDAKELRAIVPAVSETCPGGVISRRDGAAIPLRATQAFKRKAQSLGVAIREGVRVTKVEQDGANWRVVTDVGDFLGARIVNAAGAWADRIANDLGEPVPLEVIAPMLMITAPLPAFIKPVVILRGRKLSFKQFDNGTVLIGGGHLGTPLRDENVTLLDWKKLAISAGTVWDLFPIMRGAPVVRAWAGIEARMPDDLPVFGRSAKHEGVYHQFGFSAHGFQLGPGAGAVMAEIIATGQSNVPIDGLGIARFSPNH, encoded by the coding sequence ATGAGCGGAGACGGCCGCAGCGCTGATGTCATCGTCATCGGCGGCGGCATCCATGGCTGCTCGACCGCGCTGCATTGCGCGATGCGCGGGCTCTCGGTCATCCTGATCGAGAAGGATCATGCCGGGCGCCACGCCTCCGGCGTCAATGCCGGCGGCGTGCGCCAGCTTGCGCGTCATGTCGCGGAAATCCCGCTTTCCAACGCCTCGATGGTGCTCTGGCACAACATTGCGGAGCTGGTCGACGACGATTGCGGCTTCACCAGCGACGGGCAGATCCTCGTTGCCGAGGACGAGGCCGATCTGGAGGGCTGCCGCGCCCGCGTCGCCGACCTGACGCTGCGCGGCTTCCATCATGAGGAGCTGATCGACGCCAAGGAATTGCGCGCGATCGTTCCAGCCGTTTCCGAGACCTGCCCCGGCGGCGTGATCTCTCGCCGCGACGGCGCCGCCATTCCCTTGCGCGCGACGCAAGCCTTCAAGCGCAAGGCACAGAGCCTCGGCGTCGCCATCCGCGAGGGCGTGCGCGTGACCAAGGTCGAGCAGGACGGGGCGAACTGGCGCGTCGTCACCGATGTCGGCGACTTCCTTGGCGCTCGCATCGTCAATGCCGCCGGCGCCTGGGCCGACCGCATCGCCAACGATCTCGGCGAGCCCGTGCCGCTCGAAGTGATCGCGCCGATGCTGATGATCACGGCGCCTCTGCCGGCCTTCATCAAGCCCGTGGTGATCCTGCGCGGGCGCAAGCTCTCCTTCAAGCAGTTCGACAACGGCACGGTGCTGATCGGTGGCGGCCATCTCGGCACGCCCCTACGCGACGAGAACGTCACCCTGCTCGACTGGAAGAAGCTCGCGATCAGCGCCGGCACGGTCTGGGACCTCTTCCCGATCATGCGCGGCGCGCCGGTGGTGCGCGCCTGGGCCGGCATCGAGGCGCGCATGCCCGACGATCTCCCGGTCTTCGGCCGGAGCGCCAAGCATGAGGGCGTCTATCACCAGTTCGGCTTCTCGGCCCATGGCTTCCAGCTTGGCCCCGGCGCCGGCGCGGTGATGGCCGAGATCATCGCAACCGGCCAGTCGAACGTGCCGATCGACGGCCTCGGCATCGCCCGCTTCAGCCCCAACCATTGA
- a CDS encoding conserved hypothetical protein (Evidence 4 : Unknown function but conserved in other organisms), translating to MAIKRSIRTPIQNRIVETGNLVFVGGVIADDTTQSMGPQTQNILGKIEGYLGEVGLDRKAIVAAQIFVTDLSQKKEMDAAWTGFFGEDMPTRATVGVADLGGGAMIEVVVTAAR from the coding sequence ATGGCCATCAAGCGCTCCATCCGCACGCCGATCCAGAACCGCATCGTCGAGACCGGCAATCTCGTCTTCGTCGGTGGCGTCATCGCCGACGACACCACCCAGTCGATGGGCCCGCAGACCCAGAACATCCTCGGCAAGATCGAGGGCTATCTCGGCGAGGTCGGGCTGGACCGCAAGGCGATCGTCGCCGCGCAGATCTTCGTCACCGACCTCTCCCAGAAGAAGGAGATGGACGCCGCCTGGACCGGCTTCTTCGGAGAGGACATGCCGACGCGCGCGACGGTCGGCGTCGCCGATCTCGGCGGCGGCGCGATGATCGAGGTGGTGGTCACCGCCGCGCGTTAA
- a CDS encoding Helix-turn-helix transcriptional regulator has product MSQIPLARCQFLIPFTSIHDEIGAPTVSLLEKLRLPTSLEEKADDFMPLLRAVEFAERAQRSQGIVDFGFQAAKRLQFCHLSAQLRRIIGCSPTLFTALQQICKWATLEDNVLSIWLERADDHIKICSKLIGTAGLAHLEHSQWLQNIFLIHIVRQFAGPEWAPTTIAFEARYVPSLETQACWPNTRFLSGQHASWIEVPLALMGVPSPVVDTPFGFPEGDVEANGGEIISSLKLMLPAYLDERIPTVAEIAEMARTSVRSLQRKLSAAGLTYSDLLEAARYEKAAKLLRSTDIKVIDVAFASGYADPAHFTRAFRRMSGTTPRRFRNEARPG; this is encoded by the coding sequence ATGAGCCAAATACCTTTGGCACGGTGTCAGTTCCTCATCCCGTTCACCAGCATCCACGATGAGATAGGCGCTCCCACCGTATCGCTGCTGGAAAAACTCCGGTTGCCCACTTCGCTTGAGGAGAAGGCCGACGATTTCATGCCGCTGCTACGCGCGGTCGAATTCGCCGAAAGAGCGCAGCGGTCGCAAGGTATCGTTGATTTTGGATTTCAGGCGGCAAAGCGGCTTCAGTTTTGTCACCTCAGCGCGCAGCTCAGGCGAATCATCGGGTGCTCGCCGACGCTGTTCACCGCTCTGCAGCAGATCTGCAAATGGGCAACGCTAGAGGACAATGTTCTCAGCATATGGCTCGAACGGGCCGATGATCACATAAAGATATGCAGCAAGCTCATCGGCACCGCGGGTCTCGCTCACCTCGAGCATTCACAGTGGCTGCAGAATATTTTTCTGATCCATATCGTGCGGCAGTTTGCCGGGCCGGAATGGGCACCCACCACGATAGCTTTCGAGGCGCGGTACGTCCCAAGCTTGGAAACCCAGGCCTGCTGGCCGAACACGCGGTTTCTCTCCGGGCAACACGCCTCGTGGATCGAAGTGCCGCTCGCATTGATGGGCGTTCCCAGCCCGGTCGTCGATACGCCGTTTGGCTTTCCCGAAGGCGACGTCGAGGCCAACGGGGGCGAAATCATCAGCTCTCTCAAATTGATGTTGCCAGCCTATCTGGATGAAAGAATCCCGACCGTCGCCGAAATCGCGGAAATGGCACGGACCAGCGTCAGGAGCCTTCAGCGCAAGCTCTCGGCCGCGGGCCTTACATACTCGGATCTGCTCGAAGCCGCCCGATATGAAAAAGCGGCGAAACTCTTGCGCTCTACCGACATCAAGGTCATCGACGTGGCGTTTGCCTCGGGCTATGCCGACCCGGCGCATTTCACACGCGCATTCCGCCGGATGTCCGGGACCACGCCGCGTCGATTTCGCAACGAAGCGAGACCAGGTTAG
- a CDS encoding hypothetical protein (Evidence 5 : Unknown function) — translation MAGDGQMSHPNEHYMTHHVNGGAKVSSLRDKAMKLGHPPSEHAVREAIAASLESGASLRHIASRLGLSARSLQRHLAACETSHSEIVTEVRLATACLLLTETSEKISRIALLLGYTSPTSFCRSFRRLMKVQPANYRRLRRK, via the coding sequence TTGGCGGGCGATGGCCAGATGAGCCACCCAAATGAGCATTACATGACGCACCATGTGAACGGAGGCGCGAAGGTTTCGTCCCTTCGTGACAAGGCGATGAAACTTGGCCATCCCCCCTCCGAACACGCCGTACGGGAAGCCATCGCAGCGTCGTTGGAAAGTGGCGCATCGCTTCGACATATTGCAAGCCGTTTGGGGCTAAGTGCCCGCTCGCTTCAACGGCACCTCGCCGCGTGCGAAACAAGCCATAGCGAAATCGTCACCGAAGTCCGGCTCGCGACCGCCTGCCTGTTGTTGACCGAAACCAGCGAGAAGATTTCGCGCATTGCTCTGCTGCTCGGTTACACCAGCCCAACCAGCTTTTGCCGTAGCTTCAGACGCCTGATGAAAGTCCAGCCTGCGAATTACAGGCGGCTACGGCGCAAATGA
- a CDS encoding conserved hypothetical protein (Evidence 4 : Unknown function but conserved in other organisms) has product MKITRRTAAFGGAGALASATMGHSALAQEGALLGIGEGLEDFWLATDAYIFGYPLVTMEMTRRILTNVAEPVGTRAPMGQIIKMRSYPDSSFRDVTAPNADTLYTTAFFDVGKEPWVLSVPDMQGRYFLLPMLDGWTTVFQVPGKRTTGTGAQTYAITGPGWKGTLPDGVKEYKSSTNIVWLLGRIYCTGTPEDYAAVHKLQDQFKLVPLSAYGKPYTPQPGKVDPSIDMKTAVRDQVNRMDAVSYFKLLCELMKSNPPSPADAPELARFADIGIVPGQDFDESKFKVDFAKRVPEVAFDRIMLQFKINKAVNHKNGWAFTTRTGIYGTDYLMRALITAIGLGANRPQDAVYPTSQRDAVGRKYSGKNKYVMRFPKGDLPPAEGFWSLTMYDDKYFFVSNPINRYSISARQNLQSNPDGSTDLYIQHESPGKDKESNWLPAPAGDFVLMLRMYWPSETDPSIINGTWTIPAAAKQS; this is encoded by the coding sequence ATGAAGATAACCCGGCGAACTGCAGCTTTCGGTGGCGCAGGAGCGCTTGCCAGCGCGACGATGGGACACTCGGCGCTCGCCCAGGAGGGAGCCCTCCTCGGCATCGGGGAAGGCCTCGAGGATTTCTGGCTGGCGACCGATGCCTACATCTTCGGATATCCGCTGGTCACCATGGAGATGACCCGCCGGATCCTCACCAATGTCGCCGAGCCGGTGGGAACGCGGGCTCCGATGGGACAAATCATCAAGATGCGGAGCTATCCCGATTCGTCGTTCAGGGATGTCACGGCGCCCAACGCGGATACGCTGTATACCACCGCATTCTTCGATGTCGGCAAGGAGCCGTGGGTCCTCAGCGTTCCGGACATGCAGGGCCGCTACTTCCTGCTGCCGATGCTGGACGGCTGGACAACGGTCTTCCAGGTACCGGGCAAGCGCACGACCGGCACCGGAGCCCAGACCTACGCGATAACCGGCCCCGGCTGGAAAGGCACGCTGCCGGACGGCGTGAAGGAATATAAGTCCTCGACAAATATCGTCTGGCTGCTCGGGCGCATCTACTGCACCGGCACGCCCGAAGACTACGCCGCGGTTCACAAGCTGCAAGACCAGTTCAAACTCGTCCCGCTCAGCGCGTACGGCAAGCCCTACACGCCGCAGCCCGGCAAAGTCGATCCGTCGATCGACATGAAGACGGCCGTGCGCGACCAGGTTAACCGCATGGACGCGGTGTCCTATTTCAAACTGCTCTGCGAGTTGATGAAGAGCAACCCGCCTTCTCCCGCCGATGCCCCCGAACTGGCCCGCTTTGCCGATATCGGCATCGTTCCCGGCCAGGATTTCGACGAAAGCAAGTTCAAGGTCGACTTTGCGAAGCGCGTTCCCGAAGTCGCCTTCGACAGGATTATGCTGCAGTTCAAGATCAACAAGGCCGTCAATCACAAGAACGGCTGGGCCTTCACCACAAGGACCGGCATCTACGGCACCGACTACTTGATGCGCGCGCTGATAACCGCCATCGGCCTCGGCGCCAATCGGCCTCAGGACGCGGTGTACCCGACCTCTCAGCGCGATGCCGTTGGTCGCAAGTACAGCGGAAAGAACAAATACGTCATGCGCTTCCCCAAGGGCGATTTGCCGCCTGCCGAGGGCTTCTGGTCGCTGACCATGTATGACGACAAGTATTTTTTCGTGAGCAACCCGATCAATCGGTATTCGATCAGCGCGCGCCAGAACCTGCAGAGCAACCCGGACGGCTCGACCGATCTGTATATTCAGCATGAATCGCCCGGCAAGGACAAGGAATCGAACTGGCTTCCTGCGCCTGCCGGCGACTTTGTCCTGATGCTGCGCATGTATTGGCCGAGTGAAACAGACCCCTCGATCATCAACGGGACATGGACGATTCCTGCTGCGGCGAAACAGTCCTGA
- a CDS encoding conserved exported hypothetical protein (Evidence 4 : Unknown function but conserved in other organisms) translates to MIREVIAGTFLAIALTAPAVAQTALSSYADDKGYIDVQKLTCAQLAGTFQEDADMLTTWYSGWYNGLARKHMLNVKRGKEAEHEVIQYCKANQNKRVIEAIAVVFKDMRAERGIKMKP, encoded by the coding sequence ATGATCAGGGAAGTAATCGCTGGGACGTTCTTGGCAATCGCGCTGACGGCTCCCGCCGTCGCGCAGACCGCCCTGAGCTCATACGCGGACGACAAGGGTTACATCGATGTGCAGAAACTGACCTGCGCCCAATTGGCGGGAACATTTCAGGAAGACGCCGACATGCTGACGACCTGGTACAGCGGCTGGTACAATGGTCTTGCACGAAAGCACATGCTCAACGTCAAGCGCGGGAAAGAAGCGGAGCACGAGGTCATTCAATACTGCAAAGCCAATCAGAACAAGCGGGTGATCGAAGCCATCGCCGTGGTGTTCAAGGATATGCGGGCCGAGCGCGGCATCAAGATGAAGCCCTGA
- a CDS encoding hypothetical protein (Evidence 5 : Unknown function): MFLSRLRRLTAGENGARESDPTNQAKRLHRHRPLWIEARGRAENPARILNGKTRPQIRASS, from the coding sequence TTGTTCCTGTCGCGACTGCGACGTTTGACAGCCGGAGAGAATGGCGCCCGCGAAAGCGATCCAACCAACCAAGCGAAACGGCTTCATCGTCATCGTCCCTTGTGGATCGAGGCCAGGGGCCGGGCTGAAAACCCGGCCCGGATATTGAACGGAAAGACGCGCCCTCAGATCAGGGCTTCATCTTGA